In Bacteroidota bacterium, the DNA window TCTCCGGCGTGCTATATATTAAATCATGGGCTAATCTCAATCGTAATTCTCTTATTATCCTTGTGGGCGTATCGCCTAAATCGATCTTGCAATGCCTGAGCAAGCTGGAGATAGACATCCCGAGAGATATACGTGTTTTTTGAAGCGCGATCTGAACAGGGAGACTCATATTCTCTAGGATGGAACGTAACATCCGGTAACTCAATTCTGTTGAATTGTCAAGTCGAACGGGCAATAGCTGGTCTCGGAATACATCGATCAACGTCGGGATTTCCAGATTTGATGCTTCTATCCGCAGAGCCAATGGAAAGCGTTTCTCCATGATTCTCTCGAGTAATGCCGACCTTGCCGGCGCACGAACCGGATCCACGAAGTAGAATGGGACGTACAGTTCTAGTGCCTCAACTCGGAGTGATGTTGTCCCATCGAACACAAGAGGAGTGTAGCCTAAATTAACGATAGCAATTACTTCGTTAACTTCGCCTGCGGCAATTGTCTCTGAAGACCGAACGAAGGGCACTACCAGTTTCATAGTTGATACAACTGTTCCTTTTGATAAACTGAGAAGTAACACATAGATCTTCAATATCTCCCCCTTAGCAACACACTGATGCTGTGGGACTGCTTGAATCCATTTTTCTGATGGCTATGGGACAATATTCCACACCGTCTCATACATATAGTAGTTTCCTCGTACATCAATTGCACGCAGGCCCATCCGATATCTACCTTGACGCTTCAGCGTCAGAAACATTGTTGCCGGCCCCGTATAACCTCCGGTGGCGAATTCGATGACTGGGATCGTCCCCTGACAATCTCCTCTTGTACCAGCATCAAATTGGAAACCTAACTGCAAATTCGAATACGTCAGAGTACCAAGGTTTAGGTCAATCGCCATCTGCCATCTAACTCCTGCTCGAAGAAAGATAGTATTTTCCAGAGGTAGAGGGTTGGAGGACTGCAGGTTTGCGGTGTCATGCGAAAATGTCCACTGTTGTGCATTGGCAACAGCCAGTTGATCATCAAGTCTCAGAGCCGTACATAGTGGGTCGCTATTCAGAGCAAATTGAGTGCCATTCCAGCCTCCAATATTAGCGCCTGGATACAAGATGGGATTGGAAGGTGACACTGAAACCTTGAAAGTAAAAGTGAAAGTCCCCCCGCTTGTTCCGTTCCCAGAAGGTAATTGGAGAGGATCACCATCAAGGATTCTTGTCCCGCCTGCAAAAGTCACATGTGGCGGCCCTGCTGCACCTATGAGGGTAACACTGTACGTCCCAACCCCAAAGGGTACAAATGCCGTGAACCTCGCTACGTTCGCACTGGGAACGCTGACAGTTCCGGCGACGCCTGCCCCACCAGTGGTAACCGTAAAACTCGCAGTAGTGACACTTGCGGCGTCCACAGCACTACTAAATGTAATATCAATCACCTGAGGATTACCAGCCAGTGCCGTCTCAAGCGTAACGATATCTGTCGGCATGTTGGCTAACGTCTGTATCGGACCTAGACTTGATATCGAAACACCTGTTACCTGACCAATAGGAAGTACCCTTGAGGTAGGCGTTCGAAAGGTTGTGCTATTAACTCTTGATCCCGTCTCAATCGGGTTCGTCCCCGCGATCATCTGACAGTTTGCTAGAATGTCAACCGGATCGACAGGTGCAAAATCTTGCCAATCATTCCAGTTTGCCAAACGCATCGGAGTGCAGTTCATAAGAATACTTGCTTAATGTGTTATTGTGTTGGTTAATCTCTAAATATCCCCAAAGTACCACATGGGCCGTTCGACTAATGATCATCCACAAGCATGGTAGACAAATATCTACTCCCATTGCGGACCAGCAAAAGGTAAACACCTCGGAATAATGGCCGTTCGAGGTTAAGGACGAATCCGTTACTCATAACATCCGCCCTTGCTGTACCAGAATCAAAGACACACCGTCCCAACAGATCGAATAACTGGCATGAGACCTCGACCGGACTCTCGAAGGAACCCCTTACGAACAGATGTACTCCATCCGTGAAGGCAGTGATAACCGACGCCGGACTCTTCGAATCCGACCCGACGGATGAAGAACCGCTGAACGAGCCGGACAATATTCCAAAGCTGGAATCAACTGTATTTCCCCCGCCCTCGATCTGGAACGCAGCACCGATAGATCCATTACGCATGGCAAACCGTGCAGGATACGGCTTGGTCACGTCGGGTTTGAACGTGATATCGTACCAAACACTGTCGTTCGCGCTGAGACTGAATGCAGAAGATACCGGATGCTGCGAATTCGTTATCAAGAAGTCCGACGCATCTACCCCGCCGATAATGACAGACGGGACGGTCACAGAATGGCTCGCATCATGATTGACAAGATACACCCGCAAGGTTTGCTCGGGCGATGCCAACGTGGAGTCAACGGAGAACGCGATGACACCGGGCGAGAATCTGCAAGAGCCTCCGAATCCGGGCGCAAGCAGAGAAGTGGTGCTCTTCGATAGCGACTGAAGCTCGGTCGTCGAAGCCATGTTCGTTACCCAATGCACGATCGCAGAGTGTGCGTTACGATCATACGGTGAGTAACAGAGTGTTGCACTTACTGCTGCTCCCGGAGGAATCGTCAGAGGAAACGCAGCTTCAGATGATGCCGCAAGATGAAAATTCGCTGTATCTCCCGTAACGGCCGCTGAAGACACAACCAGTGGCAATGTCCCGACATTTCTCAGCAATACAGTATCGCAACTGACATGACCGGAATCAGTAGCATCGAAGGTGATATCGCTCGCCTTGAGAATCGGCGAGAGGCCCTTCCCCCGGAGCACGTAGTCGAAGGATCGGCCGCAATCGGAATAGACCCGTAGCGTGGCAGTCGAGGTTACCGTGTCCAACGCATGATAGCAGACCGGAATGTTGAGGGCACCACCTGTTGGCAAAGAGATGGGGAATGTCCCGACCGATCCATTCACCGTGAACCGACCAAGCGCCCCCACGATTCGCAAAGAGTCAATGCGTACGCTGACTCCAGCGGTCGTTGTGGCATTCGATACCTTGACGATCCCGCATACCTCGGAATCAATAGAATGGGCCCCAAACGTGAACGACTGTGCCGAGAGTTGAGCGAGCGAGCCGGTCGCACTCGCGCTCACGGCTGTCGTAGCGGAAAGGGTGAACGTCTTCGACGCGCCGGAATTGTCATAGACTCGTACGACAGCGGTAGCTGAGTCCGCCGGGTTGACGATCGACACGCTGAAGCAATACTCGGCATCGCTACCCGGGAGCAGTATCTCCCCTTTCCCAAGCGGATCCCGAGTTGGGTCGATCTGTACATTCCTCGAGATAGGTAATGGGCTTGTATACGTATTGTCCGGATAGTTGACCAGTTCGATGTAGCGGATCCCGGAATTCGTCGAGCCTGTGCCATGCACACAGATATCCCATACTCCACAGTTATTCGTGATCGTCGCCCCAAGCTTCGAGCCGCTCACCCCGAACTGACCATACTGCATGCCGAGTGGATTCGCAAATTCAAACGGTACATCCGGGTAGATCGGCTGTGCTCCTGGCCAGGCATTCCCCTCTACAACCGGGGATTGGATCGCCGCGCCGAAGGTTGAATGTCGTGAAGGGTCTGCGGCCGGTGCAACATCCGTCAAGCGGAAGGTGCCGGAACCGTTAACAACGAGCAAGACCCCAACAAGTGCAGAATCCCCGGGAATAGTATTCCACGTTCGTTTAACGCCGAATCCTGCGCTCGTTAATGATGAGGCAGGTGCACCAGCATGACTGACAAGAATCTTCTGCCCGTTCCAATCGCTTCGAGGAGCCGTAATCAGCAGGTACATCGAACGAGTGTTGTTCTTTGAGGAAGGGTTGCTAAAATAGTATTCACTCTTCCATCGTGAACGTGGGATGATCGAAAGCATACTCGGCGCCGGGTTCGGCGGCCGCACCGCCTGCATGCTCTGGTCGTATTGCATCACACCAAACGGCTTGCCGTTCACATCCTTCAGACCGAGTGCTACGGTGGTGGAGGGGAGATTTACAGAACTATAAGACGGTGTCGGCTGGGCCGTCGAGCTGCTCCCGTTCTGGATCAGCACCGAATTGCCATTCCCTGGTAGACCGACGATCCGAATCTCGTCGCCTGTTCCAGGATCCCCCGAAGCGCTGCCTTCGTAGAAGGGCAACGTAACGTAGCCGGTACTGTCCCAGGCTTCAACCGGGATGATTTGCTCAATTACGTAATCACGCGCATCGTCAAAAGTCAGTTCATCCGCGCCATCGGTAGGAAATGCATTTTCATGACCACTTAACACACCGATCGGCTTATTCGCGGTGAGGAGTGTACCGGTAAGATCGAAGCTCGGGTCAGCCCCGCCGCTATATACCGTGTAGAACTGACCGCGATTTAGCGTGACGGTAAATGGCTGAGGCTTGCCGTTCCCACCGGTTCCGCTGATCGCCCCGGGATGCCCGCCTGCCGTGGTCGTGGAAGGTGTGATCGTAACTTCAGTACCATTCTCGGCAGCACTGACTTGAAAGAACCCTCTCGATGCGAACTGATTGATCATCCCGCCGCTTCCGTTCGGGTTGTCCAGGTAACTCTGAACCACATACCGCTTTCCCCAACAGGACACCGGAAGTGCAAGATAGGAACCACCGGTACATGCGCCGGTGCTGAGCATACTTACCGTGATCGGTGCTCGCGAAACGATATGTAATGTCCCATAGTGAACGGCTTCGCCATTCACGTATGAGTTACCAATTGCGCTGAGGTCAGGTGAGTAACTGGTCGTTGTTCCGGCCTTGATCGTCAGGGTACTTCCGTTCACAGCATTACCGCTTTCGTCAAAATAGGATACGTCCACGGAGTTATCGACCCCGCTGGTAATGAGTACGGCGACAGTGATCTGTGGAGTAAAACTGACCTGCACGCCTTGCTGACGCATGATCGACGGAGTAACGAACCCAAGAAAGTACTCGCGGCCATCGCTGGAGATACCGCCCTGTGCTTTCAATTGTGAGATTGCGCAAGATAAGAAGACGATGCCAAAAATCAGCAAACATAGCTTTCGCTTATTCATGATACAGGCGACTATGAAATGACCGAATACCGTTTGTGGGTACAAGAATTTAATTCCAGAACGCCATAGATTAGTTCCATATCGTACACAAATATTGAAGATACCTACCCTCTTGACAGGTATTTGTAGGACTCCTCAGTGATCAATCCGGTGTTTGCGCCGTCAAGTAAGGTTCTTTTTGTCGGAGCTCTGTCGTGCTAAACGTATACTCCAATTGACCTCGTCAGCTTCTCGATCTGGTCAAACCCGCTCGTTGAGTCCCGCATCTTATGGTACGCACTCAATGTCGTACTAAGGTTAGCGTGTCGCGCAAATTTGGCCACCACCACCGGATCGGTTCCGCTGTCGATCAAGTGTTGGATCATCGAGTGACGGAGTGAGTGTAGGTCAAACCCGTCCGTCCTGATCCCAAGCGATCGTGCAGCTAGCTTTACACGCCGAATAACCTGCTTTGTCAGAGAATCGGGGTAGTAATGGAAGCCTAATCGGTTGCAGAAAATGTACTCCGATTCCCGGACCTCCTCCTTCGAATGTAGTCTCTTCAACTTGAGCTGAGACTCGATTGCCGTCCGGGCAAGCGAAGTCATCAGAATCGCTCCCTCACTCGCCGCATTCTTCAGTCGGTGCACTTCACTCGGCCGGATGATAATCGTTGAAGCAGCAAGATCGACGTCCCTGGTGGTCAAGTAGCATGCTTCCCCGCGTCTAAGAGCGCCACCAAATAGTAGCAGGAAGTAGTTTGCGAACGTCGCATCGCAGAACTCTGTCTTCGGCATCGTTTCGTAGATCGCCATGACATCCTTAGGACTCAGGATGCCTCGCGGTCTCGGCTTGAACCTCTTCTTGAGTAGATGCTTGTCGATCTGATCGAAGGGGTTTGCGCCGATCAACCCGTCCCGCACCGCACGAGCGAATGCTGCATGAAGATAGCGATAGTTGATCACTGCCATAGCTGGGTTCTTGAGATACTTAAACACGAAGCTGCGAACGTCTGTCACGGAGAGGTCCTGCAGCAGTCTCCCCTTCCCGGAGTATTTGACGAATTCGGCAAACGCCCGCGTTATCCCTGAGATCGAAGAACGGCTAAGATGCTCCGCTTCCCTCTCTGCAATGTAGTGCTTCCCAAAATCTCTCAATGTTAATGGCGCACCAGGATCGTGGTTCTCGTTGAAATCGGCGAGAATACGAAGCCGTGCTTGGTGTGCCTTGCTCAGGGCATTTGGAGCAGTAACAAGTACTTCAGTGGACTTCTTGAGATGGCGTCGCTGCCCTGTTCTAGGATCAGTGAGCGTCACTTTGACATAGTAGCAGGAGCGCCCAGAGGCAACGAACGGATTACCGACAGAGATATGCTGAGACATGAGTTGTTTGGATCTGGAAAACTCATTCGAACCACCCAACGACCCGCGCTCTCGATCCATCAACGATGTTCAAGTTCTCACGGGGCGTTTGCGATCCCGTTCGTGCGTCCCTGACCGGTTTATACTCGTTCTTTGACCCGTCATTTCGGTTCTCATCGTCGGTTCTCATTCTGCCTCAAAGTGGCGTCACGACGCGGTTCATCCATTTTCTCTTAATCAGTGGGTCGACGGTTCGAGTCCGTCAGGAAGCACCCCAAAAAAAAGCCGGGCCAATGGCCCGGCTTTTTTGTATTCAGTAAATCGGTTTGCTTATTTCAGCTTCCAGATTCTGATCGATGTGTTGCTGCTGGCCGCGATGGTGGATTCATCTCGGCTGGCCGCGATCGTGTGAACATATGAGTTCGAATCGCTGAGCAGTCGGATCGTAGAAGTGCCGCTGGCAATATTTGTCGCTCGGACAATCGCCGCGCCATTTAGATGGTCAGTCGAATAGAAGAGATTCTTCGTAATCTGGTAATTGTACTCACGACCCGTAAGGGGAAGTGCGACAGTACCGATCAACTGCCCGCTCTTGGTATCGTAGCAAGAAAACGTTGAGTTATCCGGTGAATGCGCAACCGTCTCGCCGTCCTCCGAGGTTACCATCGAGTACGAACTGCCCGTTACCTGGAAGTTACGGACTTGCGTGTTCGATCCGACCGACCATACGTAGTCACTGGCCGGTGTACCATAGTCGGTATAGACGATTTCGTTCGAGCTTCGAATCAGCCCAAACCGAGAGATCGAATCCTGCATCGTAGAGAATGTCGGCGTAATCGTGGAGACGGTCGAGCCATCGCTTACTGCATATACCGTCACTGGCGACGGAGTGCCCATTGTATTCACCAAACCGGCGATCACCTTCGTGCCGTCATCGTAGAAGTGTGGTGATGCAAGTTTCGGCTTTGTGAACAGCAACGATCCGGTCGCGCCGGTAATGTCATAGACATCGGTATGTCCCCACGGTCCGGTGGAAATCATCAGTCGTTTGTTGTCAGCGCTGAACTCAATTTGATTGGAGTATTCGTTCTGCGACAGAGCGATTGTACTGACAACATTCCCGGTCTTGGTATCGTAGATATTCACCGTCCCATCTGAAATCCAGCCTGCAAGCAACGATCCATCGTGCGACAGCTCGATAAATGTTGGAATTGCGTTTTTCCCGGTGAACTTCACGTCAAGGAATGTTGGGGTCCCGTTGCCACAGATTTTGATTGTCCCGACATCGCGCAACTCGCCCTGGCCGAGCGCCGGAACCGCGATAGTCTGGGCCTGGTCGCCATTGACATTCATGGCGTCGAGATTCAGCGCAACAGTCGCAGGCACCTGGAATGTGAAGTCGCCGGTCTTCGTGTAAAAGTACGTGGACGTTGTACCGGCGGTTGCGTACACCAATCCCTCGGCGGCCGTGTCGCTACAGTTATTGAGCACGCCTTTGATCGACGCCGGACACGGTGAATCGAGACTGATATCTCCCATATCGAACTTCTGACCGGACGTAATATTGACCTTAATCGGATTATTGATCCAATAGAGTCCTTGATTCTTCGCCGAACGAATATCTACGAGCACATCGCGGTTTGCCGGGAATCGGTAGAAATGCAACTTCCCGTCCGGCCCCGTCTTCCCCCCCGGATGGACGAAGTACTTTCCGGGTGCATCGTCACCAACGATCGTAATCGTGACTCCCTCGATCGGCACACCATTACACACGACGCGCAAATAGACGTCTCCGTTTGCACCAAATGAGCCGGTCGAATCGAAATAGTCAAGATTCCAATCGGTGAAGTGCGAAACCTTGCCGACATACTTCCCGCCTGCAAGCGTTGCAGAACCGTCCTGCTTCCACTTCCCGAGCGTTTCATCGAAATACCACAATGGCATCGATGTCGGAGCCTTGGGATCGATCGGTTGCGGATACGACAGTGTCGCCGGCTTTGCAGGATTGAGCTGCAACTGTTGTCCGGCAGAACCGAGGATCGCAACGCGCAGTACTCCGCAGCTAATGAGTCCGACGGTGTTGCCACTTGTCGTCTGCGCTACGTTGTCGCCGGGGAAATAATCGAAATAATCGACATTGCGAGGATCGAGAAACCGTGCGGCAACATTCACCGTGCCGTTGTACGGTGCACCGGACCCATCGACAAAACTCCCTGGCTGGAAGACAACCTGCGCAGCACCACTGACGTTGACTGTGCCGCCTGCCGAAGCATTGACGGTACCGGTCGTTACGAGTTGCATCATCGCGGCGTCGATGCGCGTCACACCGCCGGAACGCGGTTCGACCGCCTTTGCCGCATCGAAGTAGCCGCTACGTCGAGCGATGATCACGGCCCGACTCGACGGTACCGAAGCATTTCTGATGATATAAAAACCACGGCTATCGGTCGTAGCCGACCCCGTACCGGCGCTGATCTGCACTCCGGAGAGCGGCATGCCGGATTCATCGAGGACACGCCCATAGATCGTCGTGGTTACAGGCTGCCCTTCCGCACCGATCACGGTTTGCGTCGCATCGGTCGTACTGGATTTACATCCGATCTGTACCAGACCGGCCAACAACAACACAGTAAGCATTACACCGTACCGCCGAACCGTGCCGACGAGCGCATCAATGTATGCAGGACTTGTACTCTTCATAGTGAATGAAATGAATTGTTCAGACCCACATACAACACACCCCGGATATCACAGTTACAGTCATATAGCATACTTTCTTCGGTCGACGTCATTGTCGGCATCGGGATTCGTAAGTAATTATTACATGTGGACTACCGAGGCGCCGAAAACATCTTGGAAGCTGTTGAAAACACACGGCATTACGGGACTTAAGAATTCTTACTCAACCATAATTTCCGCTCTCTTTACCGAGTGATGCTCCCGAAGGCGTTGGATGTTCGGTTGATGTATCATACATATAAATAAGTAACTTCGTACTCATCTTTATATTTTCACTCCCTCTCCTACTCCGATCTCGCATTGAGCTACATTTTTCCTGAAACGACTATATCTGACACGTGTGGTCACACACTCCATCGAGTATATAGCGAACCTGCACCCTATTCGCCATAAGTAAGAATATCCTCACGAGTGTGCGACGTGGCATAACGATTGCTTGATTCGCTCTCAGCTTACACTCACTGCGTGAGTCGGGGCGAGATAGCACAGGATACAAGTTATTTCTCTATCGACTCGTCACGGATCCCACTTCTCCGGCGAAGGAACCGATTGCTCCTCGCACCGCAGCTCACGCGAACGATCCAGTGTATCTCATGCATACCAAATCTCTTCTATTGGCTGCAGCGATCACCGTCTCGCTGATTATCAGGGCACATGCGCAAGATCTACCTCGGACGTTCGGCGCTCGCGCTCTGCAACTCGACGACGGCACGGGTTCCGGTAACACACTTGTGCTGGACCTCAATGGTGAACTCCAGGCAACGTACCGACTGCATTTCCCATTGGCCGGTCCGCCGAGCGAACTGAATTTCTTCGCCGTCGATCAGTTCGGAAACATCAGTTGGACGAACTCGACGTTACCACCGCTGCCACTCGGACACATGTGGTGTGGAAACGTGCTCGGTCAAGCGGAGCCAATGCCGCCTGGGCAACTCGGTGCCATACTCGTAGTCGGCACGGCGGAGTACGGCGTTCCCGCACCTGAATGGGCAACGATCATCCCCGGACCGGTAACCATCTCTGCTAGCCAGATCACTACCGGTACGATCCAACCCGGCGTGACGATCAATGTGGGCACAGGCGGCACGATCGTACCGACCGGAGGGACAGTCACTGCGAATATGCTCAACGGCTCAGGCCTCGGAGAGTATTCCGGAAGAGTATTCATCCCAACCGGTGCGAATCATATGGACATTTCCTTTCCCTCGATCCTTCCCCTTGCCTCAGTTACCGTCTCTGTCTTCGATCCGCAAGCAGGCACGTTCGGCTTTGTCGACGCGAAGGTTTCTCAGATCACAGCAGGTGTCGGCTTCACAGTGATTTTTGCAGCGGACTATCCTGCGTCCGGCACGGGCGAGCTACACTACATCGTAGTCAACCCATAACGCAACGTTGTATTGTCTACCTCTTTTACTGACTAATTCATTAACCGTTATGAAATCCTTAACACGTACCGCCATTGCTCTGCTACTATGTGTGGCGGCAATTGCAGCGAATGCACAAACACTGACACGGAGTTTGATGCTGAAGCCGTATCTCTCTTCGTTCAACACGACGATCGGTGTCTATACCACACCATCGGCGGGTAATTGGACACTCTCGTTACCGGATAGCGGCCAACTTGTCGCCGGCGGTCCGTTTATGAAGATCAGTACTGCCGCGGGAAACAAGTCGGTCAGCTTCGGGAAGGTCAACCTCGGTTTGGCTGCCGAAGTCAGCGGGATTCTGACGGTGCCGAATGGCGGAACCGGACTATCCAATATCCCGGCAGGAAATATGCTCGTCGGGAATGGTACCGGAGCACTGAATCTCGTCGCCGGTGGCAGCGCGACGGGCCAAGTCCTGACCTGGGATGCGGTCACGGGAGCACCGACTTGGACCACATCGATCGGAGGCGGAGGTCAAACGACAAACATCAGCAACACTGGTGTGAATAATACGACCAACATCAATAACTCCTCGACCGGCGGTACGACGAATATCGGTAATTCGACCAGCACCACGAACATGTATGGTACGGTCATCTTCAATACACTGCCCGAGCTGCCGCTCACATACCATAATATGTACGTTGGCAATTCATCGGGATATGCTTCGGAACTGGCCACGG includes these proteins:
- a CDS encoding helix-turn-helix transcriptional regulator — encoded protein: MKLVVPFVRSSETIAAGEVNEVIAIVNLGYTPLVFDGTTSLRVEALELYVPFYFVDPVRAPARSALLERIMEKRFPLALRIEASNLEIPTLIDVFRDQLLPVRLDNSTELSYRMLRSILENMSLPVQIALQKTRISLGMSISSLLRHCKIDLGDTPTRIIRELRLRLAHDLIYSTPETICSIAWSVGYRSHPTFTRDFKSRFGVAPSDCRDRGMTDALAAVQFCSTRLTISDKKLN
- a CDS encoding IgGFc-binding protein, which codes for MNKRKLCLLIFGIVFLSCAISQLKAQGGISSDGREYFLGFVTPSIMRQQGVQVSFTPQITVAVLITSGVDNSVDVSYFDESGNAVNGSTLTIKAGTTTSYSPDLSAIGNSYVNGEAVHYGTLHIVSRAPITVSMLSTGACTGGSYLALPVSCWGKRYVVQSYLDNPNGSGGMINQFASRGFFQVSAAENGTEVTITPSTTTAGGHPGAISGTGGNGKPQPFTVTLNRGQFYTVYSGGADPSFDLTGTLLTANKPIGVLSGHENAFPTDGADELTFDDARDYVIEQIIPVEAWDSTGYVTLPFYEGSASGDPGTGDEIRIVGLPGNGNSVLIQNGSSSTAQPTPSYSSVNLPSTTVALGLKDVNGKPFGVMQYDQSMQAVRPPNPAPSMLSIIPRSRWKSEYYFSNPSSKNNTRSMYLLITAPRSDWNGQKILVSHAGAPASSLTSAGFGVKRTWNTIPGDSALVGVLLVVNGSGTFRLTDVAPAADPSRHSTFGAAIQSPVVEGNAWPGAQPIYPDVPFEFANPLGMQYGQFGVSGSKLGATITNNCGVWDICVHGTGSTNSGIRYIELVNYPDNTYTSPLPISRNVQIDPTRDPLGKGEILLPGSDAEYCFSVSIVNPADSATAVVRVYDNSGASKTFTLSATTAVSASATGSLAQLSAQSFTFGAHSIDSEVCGIVKVSNATTTAGVSVRIDSLRIVGALGRFTVNGSVGTFPISLPTGGALNIPVCYHALDTVTSTATLRVYSDCGRSFDYVLRGKGLSPILKASDITFDATDSGHVSCDTVLLRNVGTLPLVVSSAAVTGDTANFHLAASSEAAFPLTIPPGAAVSATLCYSPYDRNAHSAIVHWVTNMASTTELQSLSKSTTSLLAPGFGGSCRFSPGVIAFSVDSTLASPEQTLRVYLVNHDASHSVTVPSVIIGGVDASDFLITNSQHPVSSAFSLSANDSVWYDITFKPDVTKPYPARFAMRNGSIGAAFQIEGGGNTVDSSFGILSGSFSGSSSVGSDSKSPASVITAFTDGVHLFVRGSFESPVEVSCQLFDLLGRCVFDSGTARADVMSNGFVLNLERPLFRGVYLLLVRNGSRYLSTMLVDDH
- a CDS encoding site-specific integrase, with amino-acid sequence MSQHISVGNPFVASGRSCYYVKVTLTDPRTGQRRHLKKSTEVLVTAPNALSKAHQARLRILADFNENHDPGAPLTLRDFGKHYIAEREAEHLSRSSISGITRAFAEFVKYSGKGRLLQDLSVTDVRSFVFKYLKNPAMAVINYRYLHAAFARAVRDGLIGANPFDQIDKHLLKKRFKPRPRGILSPKDVMAIYETMPKTEFCDATFANYFLLLFGGALRRGEACYLTTRDVDLAASTIIIRPSEVHRLKNAASEGAILMTSLARTAIESQLKLKRLHSKEEVRESEYIFCNRLGFHYYPDSLTKQVIRRVKLAARSLGIRTDGFDLHSLRHSMIQHLIDSGTDPVVVAKFARHANLSTTLSAYHKMRDSTSGFDQIEKLTRSIGVYV
- a CDS encoding carboxypeptidase regulatory-like domain-containing protein, whose translation is MKSTSPAYIDALVGTVRRYGVMLTVLLLAGLVQIGCKSSTTDATQTVIGAEGQPVTTTIYGRVLDESGMPLSGVQISAGTGSATTDSRGFYIIRNASVPSSRAVIIARRSGYFDAAKAVEPRSGGVTRIDAAMMQLVTTGTVNASAGGTVNVSGAAQVVFQPGSFVDGSGAPYNGTVNVAARFLDPRNVDYFDYFPGDNVAQTTSGNTVGLISCGVLRVAILGSAGQQLQLNPAKPATLSYPQPIDPKAPTSMPLWYFDETLGKWKQDGSATLAGGKYVGKVSHFTDWNLDYFDSTGSFGANGDVYLRVVCNGVPIEGVTITIVGDDAPGKYFVHPGGKTGPDGKLHFYRFPANRDVLVDIRSAKNQGLYWINNPIKVNITSGQKFDMGDISLDSPCPASIKGVLNNCSDTAAEGLVYATAGTTSTYFYTKTGDFTFQVPATVALNLDAMNVNGDQAQTIAVPALGQGELRDVGTIKICGNGTPTFLDVKFTGKNAIPTFIELSHDGSLLAGWISDGTVNIYDTKTGNVVSTIALSQNEYSNQIEFSADNKRLMISTGPWGHTDVYDITGATGSLLFTKPKLASPHFYDDGTKVIAGLVNTMGTPSPVTVYAVSDGSTVSTITPTFSTMQDSISRFGLIRSSNEIVYTDYGTPASDYVWSVGSNTQVRNFQVTGSSYSMVTSEDGETVAHSPDNSTFSCYDTKSGQLIGTVALPLTGREYNYQITKNLFYSTDHLNGAAIVRATNIASGTSTIRLLSDSNSYVHTIAASRDESTIAASSNTSIRIWKLK